One stretch of Scyliorhinus canicula chromosome 7, sScyCan1.1, whole genome shotgun sequence DNA includes these proteins:
- the LOC119969740 gene encoding transcription factor-like 5 protein isoform X2 — protein sequence MMLSSEATPEPPLSPSHDSRSVEPTPTTCTSECPFTEPGLNFTNSDLSLVDMSEVEYTQLQHILYSHMESQPGEGELEARLNPTLYQSTNPANQASFPTASSVNQVPFSTASSANQNLYPVTSTTNPTSDSHYVGNSQCLGHIDFQELKMMLLNDPPLPVNRSNSLQSVEKFSQNSSVETTRPNGLTLKNRDAVGNSDKEKNSGDNSITGQESRCKTGPRVRLEDRFNAVQNENQDRQDLQDSGVTFNNLVALIRHPSELMGIPLHPQQSKCTTLVKGKAGAPSALQFAYPLYTPNTCTTTGSTSSSQTQGTGNQAHVLDSASPQELALPRAFSLCFQQELQSARQALSNCNRNKPLPEQVWIKVEDETLRKQVANKRCRSRSRQASIETEHKVLSDLTNMTESQNANVAQGGQWQPTHPTPPGPTHGNQQELNCQRRERHNRMERDRRRRIRICCDELNYLVPFCNSETDKATTLQWTTAFLKYIQEKHGDTLKKEFESVFCGKTGRRLKQPRVEAPVDHSVTTSLHNHGVMEGK from the exons ATGATGCTTTCTTCTGAGGCCACACCAGAGCCGCCCCTTTCCCCATCTCATGATTCCAGGTCCGTGGAGCCCACCCCAACCACTTGTACCTCCGAGTGTCCTTTTACAGAGCCGGGACTTAACTTTACTAACTCTGATCTTAGCCTCGTGGACATGAGTGAGGTTGAATACACCCAACTACAGCACATCCTGTACTCACACATGGAGTCACAGCCAGGGGAAGGTGAACTGGAGGCTCGTTTGAATCCTACCTTGTACCAGTCTACCAATCCTGCCAACCAGGCTTCATTTCCAACAGCAAGCTCGGTTAACCAAGTTCCGTTCTCAACAGCTAGTTCTGCCAACCAGAACCTGTACCCAGTTACCAGTACAACGAATCCAACCTCAGATTCTCACTATGTGGGTAACAGTCAATGTTTAGGGCACATCGATTTCCAAGAGTTAAAAATGATGCTTTTGAATGACCCCCCATTGCCTGTTAACAGAAGTAATAGTTTGCAAAGCGTGGAGAAATTCTCTCAAAATTCTTCTGTGGAAACCACCCGACCTAATGGACTGACGCTGAAAAATAGGGACGCAGTGGGTAATTCGGACAAAGAGAAGAATTCAGGGGATAACTCAATCACGGGACAGGAGTCGAGATGCAAAACTGGACCCAGAGTTCGTCTTGAAGACAGATTTAATGCAGTCCAAAATGAAAATCAGGACCGACAGGACCTACAAGATTCTGGAGTTACATTTAACAA TTTGGTTGCTTTGATCCGGCATCCTTCAGAGCTGATGGGGATACCTCTCCATCCACAGCAAAGCAAATGTACTACTTTAGTCAAGGGCAAGGCTGGGGCTCCTTCTGCCCTACAGTTTGCATACCCTTTGTACACACCGAATACATGTACAACAACTGGCAGTACTAGCTCCAGTCAAACTCAG GGTACAGGAAACCAAGCACATGTGCTGGACTCTGCCAGCCCTCAGGAACTGGCCCTGCCAAGAGCATTCTCTTTATGCTTCCAGCAGGAACTTCAATCCGCCAGACAGGCACTGAGTAACTGCAACAGAAACAAACCTTTACCTGAGCAAGTCTGGATTAAGGTAGAAG ATGAAACTTTACGCAAACAGGTAGCAAACAAACGCTGTCGCAGTCGCTCGCGGCAAGCCAGCATAGAAACAGAGCACAAAGTTCTTAGTGATCTCACTAACATGACGGAGAGTCAAAATGCAAATGTTGCTCAAGGTGGGCAATGGCAACCAACACATCCAACTCCCCCTGGCCCTACACATGGGAACCAACAGGAACTGAACTGCCAGCGAAGAGAAAGACATAACCGAATGGAGAGAGACCGCCG GCGTAGAATCCGTATTTGTTGTGATGAGCTGAATTACCTTGTTCCATTCTGCAATTCTGAGACTGATAAAGCTACAACTTTACAGTGGACCACTGCCTTTCTCAAATATATTCAGGAAAAACACGGTGATACACTAAAAAAG
- the LOC119969740 gene encoding transcription factor-like 5 protein isoform X3, translating to MMLSSEATPEPPLSPSHDSRSVEPTPTTCTSECPFTEPGLNFTNSDLSLVDMSEVEYTQLQHILYSHMESQPGEGELEARLNPTLYQSTNPANQASFPTASSVNQVPFSTASSANQNLYPVTSTTNPTSDSHYVGNSQCLGHIDFQELKMMLLNDPPLPVNRSNSLQSVEKFSQNSSVETTRPNGLTLKNRDAVGNSDKEKNSGDNSITGQESRCKTGPRVRLEDRFNAVQNENQDRQDLQDSGVTFNNLVALIRHPSELMGIPLHPQQSKCTTLVKGKAGAPSALQFAYPLYTPNTCTTTGSTSSSQTQGTGNQAHVLDSASPQELALPRAFSLCFQQELQSARQALSNCNRNKPLPEQVWIKVEDETLRKQVANKRCRSRSRQASIETEHKVLSDLTNMTESQNANVAQGGQWQPTHPTPPGPTHGNQQELNCQRRERHNRMERDRRRRIRICCDELNYLVPFCNSETDKATTLQWTTAFLKYIQEKHGDTLKKISEDPTEKQLLEERLIAGNFQPTTSRHFRAGLENLEI from the exons ATGATGCTTTCTTCTGAGGCCACACCAGAGCCGCCCCTTTCCCCATCTCATGATTCCAGGTCCGTGGAGCCCACCCCAACCACTTGTACCTCCGAGTGTCCTTTTACAGAGCCGGGACTTAACTTTACTAACTCTGATCTTAGCCTCGTGGACATGAGTGAGGTTGAATACACCCAACTACAGCACATCCTGTACTCACACATGGAGTCACAGCCAGGGGAAGGTGAACTGGAGGCTCGTTTGAATCCTACCTTGTACCAGTCTACCAATCCTGCCAACCAGGCTTCATTTCCAACAGCAAGCTCGGTTAACCAAGTTCCGTTCTCAACAGCTAGTTCTGCCAACCAGAACCTGTACCCAGTTACCAGTACAACGAATCCAACCTCAGATTCTCACTATGTGGGTAACAGTCAATGTTTAGGGCACATCGATTTCCAAGAGTTAAAAATGATGCTTTTGAATGACCCCCCATTGCCTGTTAACAGAAGTAATAGTTTGCAAAGCGTGGAGAAATTCTCTCAAAATTCTTCTGTGGAAACCACCCGACCTAATGGACTGACGCTGAAAAATAGGGACGCAGTGGGTAATTCGGACAAAGAGAAGAATTCAGGGGATAACTCAATCACGGGACAGGAGTCGAGATGCAAAACTGGACCCAGAGTTCGTCTTGAAGACAGATTTAATGCAGTCCAAAATGAAAATCAGGACCGACAGGACCTACAAGATTCTGGAGTTACATTTAACAA TTTGGTTGCTTTGATCCGGCATCCTTCAGAGCTGATGGGGATACCTCTCCATCCACAGCAAAGCAAATGTACTACTTTAGTCAAGGGCAAGGCTGGGGCTCCTTCTGCCCTACAGTTTGCATACCCTTTGTACACACCGAATACATGTACAACAACTGGCAGTACTAGCTCCAGTCAAACTCAG GGTACAGGAAACCAAGCACATGTGCTGGACTCTGCCAGCCCTCAGGAACTGGCCCTGCCAAGAGCATTCTCTTTATGCTTCCAGCAGGAACTTCAATCCGCCAGACAGGCACTGAGTAACTGCAACAGAAACAAACCTTTACCTGAGCAAGTCTGGATTAAGGTAGAAG ATGAAACTTTACGCAAACAGGTAGCAAACAAACGCTGTCGCAGTCGCTCGCGGCAAGCCAGCATAGAAACAGAGCACAAAGTTCTTAGTGATCTCACTAACATGACGGAGAGTCAAAATGCAAATGTTGCTCAAGGTGGGCAATGGCAACCAACACATCCAACTCCCCCTGGCCCTACACATGGGAACCAACAGGAACTGAACTGCCAGCGAAGAGAAAGACATAACCGAATGGAGAGAGACCGCCG GCGTAGAATCCGTATTTGTTGTGATGAGCTGAATTACCTTGTTCCATTCTGCAATTCTGAGACTGATAAAGCTACAACTTTACAGTGGACCACTGCCTTTCTCAAATATATTCAGGAAAAACACGGTGATACACTAAAAAAG ATCAGCGAAGATCCCACAGAAAAGCAACTACTTGAAGAAAGGTTGATAGCTGGGAATTTCCAGCCCACCACCAGCAGACATTttagggcaggactggaaaatttggaAATTTGA